The sequence aggtagtcGAAGACTCCCCCTttctgtctatggtgatggtttgtgTGGGAGGGTtatcagattcgacaaatcgacgtattaatctttgtttacaaaatcacatacgtccttttgaataagtatccgagttatgtaaaaatgtttgaagaacATTTCTTCTATGAACACTGGGAACGTAATGATTGGCTTAATAGTCATAGCGAGTTTTATATCTTATCTGAGAATGTCCGAAAAATCTCTTGAAATCCGAGAGGATCTTTAAAAAGTCCATAAAAAGTATTCTATAGATTTGATAATTTAGTTTTTGTCCTACCTGCATCTCGGAACGTGGCTGCGCCTCTGATCAGAGCCTTcgccttagacgtagtttacatcaaaactgtTAATAATAATCTGATAAATTGATTAACTAATTGTCAATTTCTAATTTCAGTGCGATCCTGGTGTCGGCATTGACCGTTTCTTCCACGCCCTGTACACACATCAGGACAAGCGAATCATGATGGTTCTCGGATCGGCCTGCTCAGAAGTCACGGAAAGCCTCGCAAAGGTTGTCCCTTACTGGAATATTGTCCAGGTGAACTTTTGTCTGTTCCTTATGAAAATGTGTATGATCCATTATCTCATTCCGGTTTTGCAGGTCTCTTTTGGCTCGACATCGCCCGCGTTGAGCGATCGCCGGGAGTTTCCGCTCTTCTACCGAACGGTCGCCCCAGATTCATCACACAACCCTGCCCGGATCGCTTTCATCAAACATTTCGGGTGGGATACGGTGGCAACCTTTTCGGAAAATGAAGAAGGTCACTCGTTGGCGGTAAACGACTTGGTGACCGATCTTGAACTGGCGAATATCACGTGTGCGGTAACAATCTCGTTCGCAGAAACCGACTTCAAGGAGCAGCTCAAACTGCTAAGGGTATTTTGTTGCACCACCAAAGACCCCGAAACACTCTCCCCCTTCTGCCAGCTATCTATTGTTCCCCGTAGTATCTTTATTGTGCCGTTCAAATCACAGTACGAATGCGGTTAATGAACACTCACATAGTTAGAGAGCATTGATTGTTGTATTCTCGACCCTCACCGTAGAAACCCTCCCTCAGTAATAGTAGTGCGTAGTATTGTAATGTTTATCTCCCGGAGTGATCGTGAAGATTAGGTAAGATTATTCGTTTCTTAAATAATTAAGAAGGGTCAACTGTTTTCATGAGACTTAATTCTCTGCTTTCAGGACAAGGACATCCGAGTGATCATCGGAAGTTTCTCACATGAAATCGCTCCAAAAGTGTTTTGCGAggtatatttgttattgtataGGCATTGAAGCAATAATTGTTTAAATTTCGGAATCTTTTCAAGGCCTATAATTTGGGAATGTTTGGCGCCGAGTACGCATGGATTCTTCAGGACACGCACATTTCGTTTTGGTGGCTTGAGCAAAACACTGCTTGCCCTTTAGCAATCTTACTAAGAGCCGTCGAAAACGTATTGTTTGTATCCAGCTACAACAGTATCGTTGGGATGGGAACGGCATTAAGCGGATTGGTACGATAACGTCGATGCCTACCTCTTCAggatagtataatcatgatttcCTTTTATAGACAAACGATATATTCCTTCGTAAACTGGCTGAGATGAACGTCACCGAGCCTGTGTCGCAATTCGCTCCGCAGACTTACGATGCGGTCTGGGCCATTGCATTGGCCCTACGAGGAGCAGAACGAACGTGGACCCAGCTGCCACACGTCAATCGAACTCGTCTTGCTCACTATGACTACACGAGATTCGACATAGCCAAAGAACTGCTCAGTCAGTTCGACAGTCTGAAATTCAATGGGATCTCCGGACCGGTTTCATTTGTTGGAGCCGATCGTGTAGGCACTACTTCTTTCCACCAGATCCAAAATGGAGGTTTGCAGCTCATTGCGTTCTACCATCCGAAGAATAGCTCTATGGATTTCGGCTGTCCCAAATGTGGAACGGTGCAGTGGGAATCTGGACAAGTACCGATTGCGAAACGCGTTCTGAGACTTCGAGTTGATACCATTTCCCCGTTTGCCTTCTACATGGTGGTAGTTTTGTCCATGGTCGGGATTGGATTATCGCTTCTATTTCTTGGATTGAATCTACGGTTCAGGAAACTCAAGTAAGACATGCCTATCGGGTAGGGGCTCTTATTAAAAacatattaatttctttttctttttagaGCTATCAAACTGTCAAGTCCAAAGTTGAGCACGATCACAGTCACCGGCTGCATATTGGTTTATATGGCTACGATCCTTTTGGGACTCGATCATTCCACTCTACCATGGTCCTCGGTGACCTTCTCTTCAATTTGCATGAGCAGAATCTATTTTCTGTCAGCTGGATTTTCCCTCGCCTTTGGATCCATGTTTGCCAAGACTTTTCGAGTCTACAGGCTGTTCACCCACAGTGCGGGAGGACTGTGTAGGGACAAGATTCTGAGGGATACTCAGTTGATTTCGGTGATTGGTGCATTGCTGCTGTTGGATGCTTGCGTGGTGTCATTCTGGATGGCGGCAGATCCTCTGGAGAGACATTTGCATAATCTAACGCTGGAAATAAGCCCTACAGACAGAACAGTGGTCTACCTGCCGCAGGTGGAATTGTGCCGATCGAGGCACTATGAGAGCTGGCTTGGAACCTTATACACTTACAAAGGACTTTTACTGCTCGTTGGCGTCTACATGGCATGGCAAACGCGGAATGTGAAAATTCCTGCCCTCAATGATTCTCAATACATTGGAATATCTGTGTACAGCGTGGTGATCACCAGCGCTAGCGTCGTTGTTTTAGCTAATTTGCTGTATGAAAAGGTTACCTTGGCATTTGTGATAACGGCAGGGTTCATCCTGATATCGACAACTGCGACACTTTGTTTACTATTCCTCCCGAAGCTGAAGGGCATTTTTGACCAAGGCGAAGTGTACGATCCAGTGATTCGTAGCATGGGACTAAGAATGGAATACAACACACGCCGATTTGTGGTAGACGATCGAAGAGAGCTTCAATTCCGAGTTGAGGTACAGAACCGTGTCTACAAGAAGGAAATCGAAGTGTTGGATGCGGAAATCATTCGATTGGAAAAGCTCTTGAATGACAGATCTTCTCGATCTTCATCGAGGTCGTCTGATCCGAACATCAAACCACTTGACATGCCTCATGACAACAAACATCCTAGTGCGACCGGTGGGCTACCGATGCTGCTACTTTCCGTCCTTCCGCCAATCATACCACGAGCCAGTTGGCCTTCCGTTGATCCTTTTTTGTCACCTATGAAACGTAACGTGGCTTTCAGTTCACAGCCGCGAATTGCATCCGGTCGCGATCGGATCGGTTTATCCGGATTTCGATCAACCAATCTGGAAGAGGGTGGTGGAATGCTGAATCGAATAAGGAATCTTTTTGGAGCACGAATGTATAAAACCACATCGGTATCAGCGATTGGAGGATTAAATATAGCGACAGTCATGCCCTCTAAACTGACCATTTTCGCCGAGGTAGACGCAGAAGATGAAATATCATCGTCGGCTGACCGTGGTAGATCGGAGGTTTTTACTATCAACAAACCATCTGACGAGGATGTACGTCTAACGGGATCGGAACCCAGAGTGAACTTTACGTTGCCACCCGCAGTGACAAATAGGCGATCATCGATAGTACCAACTCTTCGCGAAAAGATCAAGGGTTCTCCAAGGTTTCCTCATAGGGTTTTTCCGACCAGCAGCCTGACTGAATTGGGTGGGGAGCGCCAGAAGATAAGTTTTTTGAGCGTGAAAAGCTGTGAAGTACTGCAGCGCAGCAATCAGGACCCGAAAACGAAATGGAGATCGATGGACTCCTTCTCGAAAAGCATTGGCCAGTGCTAAGCATTCGAAGGATAGATAAATAAAACGACCAATAACCATAACACTTTCGGTTAACATTAGTTAATAGACGGGTGCAATTGAGTGCTGTGTTTTCGTAGAGAGCAATAATAAAGTCGAA comes from Armigeres subalbatus isolate Guangzhou_Male chromosome 2, GZ_Asu_2, whole genome shotgun sequence and encodes:
- the LOC134218316 gene encoding gamma-aminobutyric acid type B receptor subunit 2 → MLLRLTFILLWFMELLGAGMLSPTASREYFENFTAAAEYATRSRILRSIDKSVLLVNATKVLNRNSINTVFERARPATGKKRMREVSILGLFELSTRHGIRKEGYSELAAAQLAVQHINRRGLLLGYTLKLLTNDTKCDPGVGIDRFFHALYTHQDKRIMMVLGSACSEVTESLAKVVPYWNIVQVSFGSTSPALSDRREFPLFYRTVAPDSSHNPARIAFIKHFGWDTVATFSENEEGHSLAVNDLVTDLELANITCAVTISFAETDFKEQLKLLRDKDIRVIIGSFSHEIAPKVFCEAYNLGMFGAEYAWILQDTHISFWWLEQNTACPLAILLRAVENVLFVSSYNSIVGMGTALSGLTNDIFLRKLAEMNVTEPVSQFAPQTYDAVWAIALALRGAERTWTQLPHVNRTRLAHYDYTRFDIAKELLSQFDSLKFNGISGPVSFVGADRVGTTSFHQIQNGGLQLIAFYHPKNSSMDFGCPKCGTVQWESGQVPIAKRVLRLRVDTISPFAFYMVVVLSMVGIGLSLLFLGLNLRFRKLKAIKLSSPKLSTITVTGCILVYMATILLGLDHSTLPWSSVTFSSICMSRIYFLSAGFSLAFGSMFAKTFRVYRLFTHSAGGLCRDKILRDTQLISVIGALLLLDACVVSFWMAADPLERHLHNLTLEISPTDRTVVYLPQVELCRSRHYESWLGTLYTYKGLLLLVGVYMAWQTRNVKIPALNDSQYIGISVYSVVITSASVVVLANLLYEKVTLAFVITAGFILISTTATLCLLFLPKLKGIFDQGEVYDPVIRSMGLRMEYNTRRFVVDDRRELQFRVEVQNRVYKKEIEVLDAEIIRLEKLLNDRSSRSSSRSSDPNIKPLDMPHDNKHPSATGGLPMLLLSVLPPIIPRASWPSVDPFLSPMKRNVAFSSQPRIASGRDRIGLSGFRSTNLEEGGGMLNRIRNLFGARMYKTTSVSAIGGLNIATVMPSKLTIFAEVDAEDEISSSADRGRSEVFTINKPSDEDVRLTGSEPRVNFTLPPAVTNRRSSIVPTLREKIKGSPRFPHRVFPTSSLTELGGERQKISFLSVKSCEVLQRSNQDPKTKWRSMDSFSKSIGQC